In Leptospiraceae bacterium, one DNA window encodes the following:
- a CDS encoding porin: MKNKCYKKIVLYFPFFLLSYSVLAEEKEEKKWYDTVNYSGYVDVYYKYATNNKQGNQYDPSGTFDGYNKQVTINNVKLAIEKVATKEERWGFRLDLQNGTNNVFQERPYSTTNNIYNMNMLQQGYVSIYFPVLKGLTVDMGKMATHLGNEVLDSKDNINYTIGYIFFNTIPFIHTGARATLTVSDDWSAAFFLYNSIMGTGYNNPYSSYRDPSMTRDNPNNASGSPTMLTDTSRWNANDRLSKTPAIGTQLKGNIKRDRIKLVWNTGFGNDLDQGRISNEAYAMGEYLQYSGSSAKPSRPNVQFNRDYWFINHSQLIFTPSEKIFLLFDWTFGEKSGSVAEYSYAYVNEGNKIIDLNNDGIGDISVNRSSNKVKRIYNTYGVWFKYTFTEKFALAMRYEHIDDSRYGGPLVVNAPLYGQIPSGRMDLDPNYNKVNSKPAGNLGQVRTYTITPTYIYNEHLIVKVDLRHDRGLGEQFVDEKGRPAKSQNSIVLGVVAKF, encoded by the coding sequence ATGAAAAACAAATGTTACAAAAAAATAGTTTTATATTTTCCGTTTTTTCTCTTGTCTTATTCTGTTTTGGCAGAAGAAAAAGAGGAAAAAAAATGGTACGATACGGTAAACTATTCCGGTTATGTGGATGTGTATTATAAATACGCAACAAACAATAAACAAGGAAATCAGTATGACCCTTCCGGAACTTTCGATGGGTATAACAAACAAGTTACGATAAATAACGTTAAACTTGCGATAGAAAAAGTAGCTACAAAAGAAGAGCGTTGGGGTTTTCGTTTGGATCTTCAAAACGGAACAAATAACGTTTTCCAAGAAAGACCATACTCCACAACAAATAATATTTACAACATGAATATGTTGCAACAGGGCTATGTATCTATATATTTTCCTGTATTAAAAGGTCTTACAGTGGATATGGGAAAGATGGCTACTCATTTAGGCAATGAGGTGTTGGATTCTAAAGACAACATTAATTACACTATTGGGTATATATTCTTCAATACGATTCCGTTTATTCATACAGGTGCAAGAGCCACTTTGACAGTGAGCGACGATTGGTCGGCTGCGTTCTTTCTTTACAATAGCATCATGGGTACAGGATACAATAATCCTTATTCTTCGTATAGGGACCCGAGCATGACAAGAGACAATCCGAATAACGCATCCGGGAGCCCCACTATGCTTACGGATACTTCGAGGTGGAATGCGAACGATAGGCTGAGTAAAACTCCAGCTATCGGTACTCAATTGAAAGGTAATATAAAAAGAGACCGAATTAAATTGGTGTGGAATACCGGGTTTGGAAATGATTTAGATCAAGGAAGAATTTCAAATGAGGCTTACGCTATGGGTGAATATTTACAATATTCAGGAAGTAGTGCGAAACCGTCCAGACCAAATGTGCAGTTCAATAGAGACTACTGGTTTATCAATCACTCTCAATTGATCTTTACTCCAAGTGAGAAAATTTTTCTTTTATTCGATTGGACCTTTGGAGAAAAGTCCGGATCTGTTGCAGAATATTCTTACGCATACGTAAACGAAGGAAATAAGATTATTGATTTGAACAACGATGGAATAGGCGATATTTCTGTGAATAGAAGTAGCAACAAAGTAAAAAGAATCTACAACACTTACGGGGTATGGTTTAAATATACCTTCACAGAAAAATTTGCCTTAGCCATGCGTTATGAGCATATTGATGATAGTCGATATGGTGGACCGCTTGTTGTGAATGCGCCACTGTATGGGCAGATTCCTTCTGGAAGAATGGATTTGGATCCCAACTACAATAAAGTGAACTCAAAACCGGCAGGGAATCTCGGTCAAGTTAGAACCTATACAATCACTCCAACGTATATCTACAACGAGCATTTGATTGTAAAAGTAGATCTGCGACACGATAGAGGGCTTGGAGAACAGTTTGTTGATGAAAAAGGAAGACCCGCAAAATCTCAGAACTCTATAGTTCTGGGCGTTGTGGCAAAATTTTAA
- a CDS encoding efflux RND transporter permease subunit, protein MSLMKYSLKQRLLVVAGLLFVVLAGFYSLTQLKIEAYPDVADTEVIVITEFPGRAASEVERLVTIPFERTLNGLPKVITRRSQSILGLSIVRLTFDENVNDYFARTLVTEKLSEVILPEGVEPPVLGPLSTPVGEILRYVIESDEKSSIMDVRTFQTWELIPRLLQSPGVADVITFGGEIKQYQIEINPINQDKYDVTLKDIAHAVEENNANTGGNVISRGNQGIPLRAIGAIENESDIESVIVTTKKEIPIFIRDIGKVKIVPATPKGILGYSLSDPAFTQSNGVQGLILMRRGENPSEVIHNIKSRFIEIEKLLQEKGMKIRFIYDREELVSVTLKTVVRTMLEGISIVVFMLIFLLGSVRAAIATAITIPVSLLFAFTLMHITGIPANLLSLGAIDFGIIVDSSVVIIENIFSLIRKNDLKKKKSDIDKIIETSSGYVEKEVIYSIVIILLAYLPIFLFQRVEGKLFRPMAFTLFFTLLGALIFSLTVLPVIIAFFFRKPIQPKEFKIFEWMKSLYIKHLEKILLHPGKFLRIVSVSVGTILIVFIFISGTEFLPELDEGSLNLRCILPSGVHLKRTAEIAEGLRTIAMEYPEVKAMVTQTGRNDDGTDPFGSNRIEALITLIPYSQWKTVNKKSKLIEILKNRMIAEFPGVRFSFSQPILDNVSEAVTGSAADLSIQISGADVVELRKKAEEILHLISPLKGVAGIGIEQEGPQTELIITMDREAAARAGINFSDVQDLTEMAIGGKEISRLYKNNQSYAITVRYPEEARATIHSIGNLLIRSKTNKKYPLSSIAKIELKESPSMIARKNGRRMVSVWVSIKDRDQGSFVAEAKKVVSKNIVFPENMNIEWGGQFENLTRAGKRLVVVVPITLLLVIFTLYSMFKNITDTLLVLSTIPIAIAGGSIFLIVRSMNLNVSAGVGFISLFGVSIMSGVIYISHFRSEWRKNTHHLNELVLQVSADQFRPRLLMMSVAILGLLPAMFTTAIGSDVQRPMATVIVGGLIFALILGMYTMPLLTLKYYKRTYN, encoded by the coding sequence ATGAGCCTAATGAAATATTCTTTGAAGCAAAGGTTGCTTGTAGTTGCTGGACTTTTGTTTGTAGTGCTTGCCGGATTTTATTCTCTTACTCAGTTAAAAATTGAGGCTTATCCTGATGTAGCAGACACTGAAGTGATTGTGATTACCGAATTTCCCGGGCGTGCAGCTTCGGAGGTAGAAAGACTTGTAACTATTCCATTTGAAAGAACTCTCAACGGACTTCCAAAGGTAATCACAAGAAGGTCTCAAAGCATACTTGGACTTTCTATTGTAAGATTAACTTTTGATGAGAACGTGAATGATTATTTTGCAAGAACTTTGGTAACAGAAAAATTAAGTGAGGTGATTCTACCTGAAGGGGTTGAGCCACCGGTTCTCGGTCCACTTTCTACACCTGTAGGTGAAATTTTACGTTATGTAATTGAATCGGATGAAAAATCTTCTATAATGGATGTTCGAACTTTTCAAACTTGGGAGTTGATTCCGAGACTACTTCAATCTCCCGGTGTAGCTGATGTGATCACCTTCGGAGGGGAAATTAAGCAATACCAGATTGAGATAAATCCAATCAATCAAGATAAGTATGATGTCACATTAAAAGATATAGCTCATGCGGTTGAAGAAAATAATGCGAATACTGGTGGAAACGTTATTAGTCGCGGGAATCAAGGAATTCCTTTGCGTGCGATAGGCGCTATTGAGAATGAATCTGACATTGAAAGTGTTATTGTTACAACAAAAAAAGAAATCCCAATTTTTATCCGTGATATAGGAAAAGTAAAAATCGTACCGGCAACTCCAAAAGGAATTCTTGGATATTCCTTAAGTGACCCGGCTTTTACGCAAAGCAATGGAGTGCAAGGTTTAATCTTGATGAGGAGAGGAGAAAATCCGAGTGAGGTGATTCACAATATAAAAAGTAGATTTATTGAAATCGAAAAGCTACTCCAAGAAAAAGGAATGAAAATTCGATTTATCTATGATAGAGAAGAGCTTGTTTCTGTTACTTTAAAAACAGTGGTTAGAACGATGTTAGAGGGAATCTCTATCGTTGTGTTTATGCTGATATTTTTACTTGGAAGTGTGCGTGCTGCAATTGCAACTGCGATTACTATTCCAGTATCTCTACTTTTTGCATTTACTCTAATGCACATTACCGGGATTCCTGCAAACCTATTGTCCCTGGGTGCAATAGATTTTGGAATCATAGTGGATAGCTCTGTAGTGATTATTGAAAATATTTTTAGCCTTATCCGAAAGAATGATTTAAAGAAAAAAAAATCTGATATTGATAAGATCATAGAAACCTCATCGGGGTATGTAGAGAAGGAAGTGATTTATTCTATTGTAATAATTTTACTCGCCTATCTTCCGATTTTTTTATTTCAAAGAGTAGAAGGAAAATTATTTCGACCGATGGCTTTTACTTTGTTTTTTACTCTCCTTGGAGCTTTGATATTTTCTCTGACAGTTCTTCCCGTAATCATTGCATTCTTCTTTAGAAAGCCTATTCAGCCAAAAGAGTTTAAAATATTTGAGTGGATGAAAAGTTTATATATAAAGCATTTAGAAAAAATTCTTCTTCATCCGGGTAAGTTTTTGAGAATCGTCTCTGTTTCAGTCGGTACGATTTTAATTGTTTTTATTTTTATTTCCGGTACAGAATTTTTACCTGAATTAGATGAAGGCTCTTTAAACCTAAGGTGCATTTTGCCGTCTGGGGTTCATTTAAAAAGAACAGCAGAAATTGCAGAGGGACTTCGGACAATTGCAATGGAGTATCCTGAAGTAAAAGCAATGGTCACGCAAACCGGCAGAAATGACGACGGGACAGATCCTTTTGGCTCCAATAGAATCGAAGCACTTATCACGCTTATTCCTTATTCACAGTGGAAGACGGTTAATAAAAAATCCAAGCTGATTGAAATTCTAAAAAATAGAATGATCGCCGAATTTCCTGGAGTGAGATTTAGTTTTTCTCAACCTATTTTGGATAATGTGTCTGAAGCGGTCACCGGCTCTGCCGCAGACCTGTCTATACAGATTTCGGGAGCTGATGTAGTCGAACTTAGAAAAAAGGCAGAGGAGATTTTACATTTGATTTCTCCTTTAAAAGGAGTTGCAGGAATTGGGATAGAACAAGAAGGTCCTCAAACCGAATTAATTATTACAATGGATCGTGAAGCCGCAGCGAGAGCAGGAATAAATTTTTCTGATGTTCAAGATTTGACAGAAATGGCAATCGGAGGAAAAGAAATCAGTCGTTTGTATAAGAATAATCAAAGTTATGCAATCACAGTGCGTTATCCGGAAGAGGCAAGAGCAACAATACATTCTATCGGGAATTTACTCATTAGAAGTAAGACAAATAAAAAATACCCACTTTCTTCGATTGCAAAAATTGAATTGAAAGAATCTCCAAGTATGATAGCCAGAAAAAATGGAAGAAGAATGGTTTCTGTTTGGGTGAGTATAAAAGACAGAGATCAAGGAAGTTTTGTAGCTGAAGCGAAAAAAGTTGTATCTAAAAATATTGTATTTCCAGAAAACATGAACATAGAATGGGGAGGACAATTTGAAAATCTCACAAGAGCAGGGAAAAGACTTGTCGTGGTTGTCCCTATTACACTTCTACTTGTAATTTTTACTTTGTATAGTATGTTTAAAAATATTACCGACACTCTTTTGGTATTGTCAACGATACCGATTGCAATAGCCGGGGGTAGTATTTTTCTAATTGTAAGGTCTATGAATTTGAACGTTTCCGCAGGGGTAGGGTTTATTTCTTTATTCGGAGTTTCCATTATGAGTGGAGTGATTTATATTTCTCATTTTAGGAGTGAATGGAGAAAAAATACTCACCACCTTAACGAGTTAGTATTGCAAGTCTCTGCCGATCAATTCAGACCCAGACTACTTATGATGTCGGTTGCAATACTTGGGTTACTTCCAGCAATGTTTACTACCGCTATCGGATCTGATGTTCAACGCCCAATGGCGACTGTAATTGTCGGAGGATTAATTTTTGCACTCATATTAGGTATGTACACAATGCCGTTGTTAACTTTAAAATATTATAAAAGAACTTACAATTAA
- a CDS encoding 2-oxo acid dehydrogenase subunit E2, with product MAKITEMTQLSPTMAEGLMVKWIKKIGDSIEPGDILAEVETDKAVMELEAFDSGTILSIIAEEGKKVKVGLPIAIIGKSGEDVSALIQEAKKKLEDGSISNPIPEPAKASSKAIEEPVKPSVQVDPPPSSVKVLEPPPKSFGIPVKGKLIASPLAKSIALDKGLDITKVEGTGPGGRILKRDVLGFISNGKSQNRGRLNSAVTEDEIIEISGMRQVIAKRLHDAKNNIPHFYLNLEFDAEPVFELRKKINSDLKSLAEKKKEEPESVSINDMITKACSIALVKVPEANSSWRGDHILRHGRVDIGIAVSLDGGLITPYVRGADSLSLLEIHHEIKALADKARKRKLKPDEYTDGTFTISNLGMFGISSFSAIINEPEGALMAVGSLVEKPVVKNGTIVAGKTITVTLSCDHRVVDGAVGAKFLSEFKDLIEHPHQLLV from the coding sequence ATGGCAAAGATTACTGAAATGACTCAACTTTCCCCAACTATGGCGGAAGGACTAATGGTAAAGTGGATTAAAAAAATCGGAGATTCTATTGAGCCGGGAGATATTTTGGCAGAGGTAGAAACAGACAAAGCAGTTATGGAGCTTGAGGCTTTTGACAGCGGAACTATTTTATCAATAATTGCAGAAGAAGGAAAAAAAGTAAAGGTCGGTCTTCCTATCGCCATAATCGGAAAATCCGGTGAAGATGTAAGTGCATTAATACAAGAGGCAAAAAAGAAATTAGAAGATGGATCTATCTCTAATCCAATCCCAGAACCCGCAAAGGCTTCTTCTAAGGCAATCGAAGAGCCTGTAAAGCCAAGTGTTCAGGTCGATCCCCCTCCTTCCTCAGTAAAGGTTTTAGAGCCACCTCCTAAGTCATTCGGAATTCCGGTTAAGGGAAAGCTAATTGCATCTCCACTTGCAAAATCCATTGCCTTAGATAAAGGACTCGACATTACGAAAGTAGAAGGAACTGGACCCGGAGGAAGAATTTTAAAGAGAGACGTGTTGGGTTTTATTTCTAATGGAAAATCTCAAAACAGAGGTCGGTTGAATTCTGCTGTAACAGAAGATGAGATCATTGAGATTTCAGGTATGCGTCAGGTGATAGCCAAAAGACTCCACGATGCAAAAAATAATATTCCCCATTTTTATCTGAACTTGGAATTTGATGCAGAGCCGGTTTTTGAGTTAAGAAAAAAAATTAATTCTGATTTGAAATCTCTTGCTGAAAAGAAAAAAGAAGAGCCTGAATCGGTTAGCATAAACGATATGATTACTAAAGCCTGCTCCATTGCACTTGTAAAAGTACCGGAAGCAAATTCTTCATGGAGAGGAGATCATATACTTAGGCATGGCAGAGTCGATATCGGAATCGCTGTATCTTTGGATGGGGGGCTCATCACTCCTTATGTGAGGGGAGCGGATAGTTTGAGTCTTCTTGAAATTCACCACGAAATTAAAGCGTTAGCCGACAAGGCTCGAAAGCGCAAATTGAAACCGGACGAATATACCGATGGAACTTTTACGATTTCTAATCTTGGGATGTTTGGGATTTCTAGTTTTTCTGCAATTATCAATGAGCCGGAAGGAGCACTTATGGCGGTAGGCTCTTTAGTAGAAAAACCTGTAGTGAAAAATGGAACAATCGTCGCAGGAAAAACTATTACTGTTACATTATCTTGTGATCACAGGGTGGTTGACGGTGCAGTAGGTGCAAAATTTTTAAGTGAATTTAAAGATTTAATAGAGCACCCGCATCAACTTTTAGTTTAA
- the pdhA gene encoding pyruvate dehydrogenase (acetyl-transferring) E1 component subunit alpha, with product MSSSLKSKESIEELRKFYEEMLLIRRFEEAAAKAYSEGKIGGFCHLYIGQEAVGVGAIAALDKRDYIFSTYRDHGHAIARGLNVNALMAELFGKKTGVSLGKGGSMHFFDKSKHFLGGHGIVGGHIALAAGAAYAIKYRKEDGVCICFFGEGAANMGAFHEALNLAAIWKLPLILICENNHYAMGTPEYRSLAVKDVSIRAVAYNIARDHIEGDEVRKVRDHVKNAVDRARRQEGPTLIEISTYRFRGHSMSDPAKYRTKEEVDMYKKRDPLLRAKGDLLEGGISEKELDEIESRVVSQVQESVRYAEESEEPPLGWLYKHVYAEDV from the coding sequence GTGAGCAGTTCATTGAAATCAAAAGAAAGCATAGAAGAGCTAAGAAAGTTTTATGAAGAAATGCTTCTCATCCGTCGGTTTGAAGAAGCAGCGGCAAAGGCTTACAGTGAAGGCAAAATTGGCGGGTTTTGTCATCTATACATCGGGCAGGAGGCAGTAGGGGTGGGTGCAATCGCTGCTTTGGACAAAAGAGATTATATTTTTTCGACATATAGGGATCATGGTCATGCGATTGCAAGAGGTTTGAATGTAAATGCGCTTATGGCAGAGCTATTCGGTAAAAAAACGGGGGTCTCTCTCGGTAAGGGAGGGTCAATGCACTTTTTTGATAAATCTAAGCACTTTCTTGGAGGGCATGGAATTGTAGGGGGTCACATTGCACTTGCTGCCGGTGCTGCTTATGCTATTAAATATAGAAAAGAAGATGGGGTGTGTATTTGTTTTTTCGGGGAAGGGGCTGCCAATATGGGGGCTTTTCACGAGGCGTTAAATTTAGCCGCAATCTGGAAGTTACCCTTGATTTTGATTTGCGAAAATAACCACTATGCAATGGGAACTCCCGAGTATCGCTCTCTTGCCGTAAAAGATGTGTCTATTCGTGCAGTGGCTTATAATATAGCAAGGGATCATATCGAAGGAGACGAAGTAAGAAAAGTAAGAGACCACGTAAAAAATGCTGTAGATCGCGCGAGAAGGCAAGAAGGTCCTACTTTAATAGAAATTTCTACTTATAGATTTAGAGGACATTCCATGAGTGACCCGGCTAAGTACAGAACCAAGGAAGAAGTAGATATGTATAAAAAAAGAGATCCTCTACTTAGGGCAAAAGGAGATTTATTGGAAGGTGGTATTTCAGAAAAAGAATTAGATGAAATTGAATCGAGGGTAGTGTCCCAAGTACAGGAATCTGTGCGTTATGCGGAAGAGAGTGAAGAGCCACCACTCGGCTGGTTGTACAAACATGTTTATGCGGAGGATGTGTAA
- a CDS encoding efflux RND transporter periplasmic adaptor subunit has translation MKLISESNGAIIRKQGKGRLPSAIVIDEITTKNLGVKLTVPIRVSVSCVANSLGGKAYLFETQEQSAVYTEYLKNKAALYGAKKSYSRLKYLVENQAAPGKELSDAQVQLEQMSAALEENNNRLKLLGVPIEKLNRLPVGWVFVIAEVPESKMDQIKPGNQITLKFSAFPSETIKAKIQEISDVVDTISRTTKVRILLQNTKQHLKPGMYGSGQIEEVNIPGLALPNEALILIGEDSYVFREEDDGSFSRVKVQTGIEADLYTQIVSGLEKGDRVVVRGTGLLKGISFGY, from the coding sequence GTGAAATTAATTTCCGAGTCAAATGGTGCGATTATCAGAAAACAGGGGAAGGGCAGACTCCCTTCTGCAATTGTTATAGATGAAATTACAACAAAAAATCTTGGAGTAAAACTCACAGTACCGATTCGGGTAAGCGTTAGTTGTGTAGCCAATAGTCTTGGTGGAAAAGCCTACCTCTTTGAAACCCAAGAGCAGTCTGCTGTGTACACTGAATACTTGAAGAACAAGGCCGCTCTTTATGGCGCAAAAAAGTCTTACTCCAGATTAAAATATTTAGTAGAGAATCAAGCAGCACCCGGAAAAGAATTGTCTGACGCTCAAGTTCAATTGGAGCAGATGAGTGCAGCATTAGAAGAAAATAACAACCGATTGAAATTACTCGGAGTTCCAATTGAAAAATTGAATCGACTTCCTGTCGGCTGGGTGTTTGTCATTGCCGAGGTTCCAGAATCAAAAATGGATCAGATAAAACCTGGCAATCAAATCACTCTAAAATTCAGCGCATTTCCTTCAGAGACTATTAAAGCAAAAATCCAAGAAATTTCCGACGTAGTGGATACAATCAGTAGGACTACCAAGGTAAGAATATTACTTCAAAATACCAAACAACATTTAAAACCGGGGATGTATGGCAGCGGGCAAATAGAAGAAGTAAACATACCCGGGCTGGCTTTACCGAATGAAGCTCTTATATTAATCGGTGAAGACTCTTATGTATTTCGTGAAGAAGACGATGGATCTTTTTCAAGAGTAAAAGTTCAGACTGGGATTGAAGCAGATTTGTACACTCAAATTGTATCCGGTCTTGAAAAAGGGGATAGGGTCGTAGTAAGAGGAACAGGTTTATTAAAAGGAATAAGTTTCGGATACTAA
- a CDS encoding pyruvate dehydrogenase complex E1 component subunit beta translates to MAVISYRDALNRAMCEEMEKDPNIFLMGEEVGHYQGAYKVSQGMLAKFGEERVIDTPISENGFAGVGVGAAMLGLRPIIEFMTWNFSLVAIDNIVNAAAKLLYMSGGQFPIPMVFRGAGGVGGRLAAQHSQCFESWYAHIPGLKVVAPSTPKDACGLLKTSIRDNNPVIFIESEVLYGVTGEIPDEEFLIPLGKAEIKKEGTDITLITWSRGYLYAIQAANELESEGIYAEVLDLRSIRPLDEDTIYKSVKKTNKVLIVEEGWPVAGYGAHLAYLIQKNVFDFLDHPVERITQEDVPMPYAANLEQLSLPTADKVKEKVRKILE, encoded by the coding sequence ATGGCTGTTATTTCTTATAGAGACGCTTTGAATCGTGCAATGTGCGAAGAAATGGAAAAAGACCCTAATATATTTCTAATGGGTGAAGAAGTGGGGCATTACCAAGGTGCGTATAAGGTTTCCCAGGGTATGCTTGCAAAATTTGGAGAAGAGAGGGTTATAGACACACCGATTTCTGAAAATGGGTTTGCGGGTGTGGGAGTTGGTGCTGCTATGCTTGGGCTTAGACCTATCATAGAATTTATGACTTGGAATTTTTCTCTTGTAGCTATAGACAATATAGTGAACGCAGCAGCAAAATTACTCTACATGAGTGGGGGGCAATTTCCAATTCCTATGGTTTTTCGAGGTGCAGGTGGAGTAGGCGGAAGGTTGGCTGCCCAACACTCGCAATGTTTTGAAAGTTGGTATGCTCATATTCCCGGGTTGAAAGTAGTAGCTCCATCTACTCCAAAAGATGCTTGTGGGCTTCTGAAAACTTCCATTCGAGACAACAACCCTGTAATCTTTATAGAGAGTGAAGTATTGTACGGTGTTACAGGGGAAATTCCTGATGAAGAATTTCTAATCCCGCTCGGAAAAGCAGAAATTAAAAAAGAGGGAACCGACATCACCCTTATCACTTGGTCGAGGGGTTATCTGTATGCAATTCAAGCAGCAAACGAATTAGAAAGCGAAGGAATTTATGCAGAAGTCTTAGACCTTCGCTCTATTCGACCCTTAGATGAAGATACGATTTACAAGTCTGTCAAAAAGACAAACAAGGTACTCATAGTAGAGGAAGGTTGGCCTGTAGCAGGTTATGGAGCGCATCTTGCTTACTTAATTCAAAAAAATGTTTTTGATTTTTTGGATCACCCTGTGGAAAGAATAACTCAAGAAGATGTGCCCATGCCCTATGCAGCAAATTTAGAGCAACTCTCTCTACCAACTGCGGATAAAGTAAAAGAAAAAGTCAGGAAAATTTTGGAGTAG
- a CDS encoding TolC family protein — MKKIFKRILFLFVILSHSVFAENSITSIKLTNLNEALQIGLKNSKRILVSRYELDKAKGDKITASLRPNPYISLNADVFPYYKGKFDPEAQQYGINLGYQIETAGKREARMNLADKNMKVTELLFAEAVRQVYLMIGTVYYETLAAKERLLLAEDNYTAMNLIAEINKKRLSKQDISNLELIRSEVARDQYATQIIQNKVSYLRSKAALTVLLGHDSNKIDIQINENLAFPNDPPEIQVDTAIQSALHGRPDYLALIGNEELSISNIRLQKSHAVPDVVVALDAFNQQNQKFYGATVTVPIPVFSRNQGEIAKSIATKKQAEKSKEELYLNLTNEIKILSEEIKIRYSAIKNINQNSIIKSTEAIKIMELAYKSGGATLIEYMDTRRAFNETRLMLIDTLMQYETVLFRYKYSLGFDLNLNTE; from the coding sequence ATGAAAAAAATATTTAAAAGAATTCTTTTTCTTTTTGTAATCCTGAGTCATTCAGTTTTTGCAGAGAATTCAATCACGAGTATAAAACTTACGAATTTGAATGAAGCCTTGCAAATTGGTTTGAAAAACTCAAAGAGAATATTGGTCTCTAGGTATGAATTGGATAAAGCCAAAGGAGATAAAATTACTGCGTCTCTTCGTCCAAATCCGTATATCTCTCTAAATGCAGATGTTTTCCCTTACTACAAAGGCAAATTTGATCCCGAAGCCCAGCAGTATGGAATTAACCTTGGCTATCAAATTGAAACAGCCGGCAAGAGAGAAGCCCGCATGAATTTAGCCGACAAAAACATGAAAGTAACAGAGCTCTTATTTGCAGAAGCGGTAAGACAAGTTTATCTGATGATAGGTACTGTGTATTACGAGACTCTCGCTGCAAAAGAGAGACTCCTTCTTGCAGAAGATAATTATACTGCAATGAATCTAATTGCAGAAATCAATAAGAAGAGATTGTCAAAGCAAGATATTTCTAATTTAGAGTTAATTCGTTCCGAGGTTGCAAGAGATCAATACGCTACCCAAATCATTCAAAACAAAGTCAGCTACCTTCGTTCTAAGGCAGCTTTAACGGTATTGTTGGGACATGATTCTAATAAAATAGACATTCAGATCAATGAGAATTTAGCATTTCCCAATGATCCTCCTGAGATTCAGGTTGATACTGCAATTCAAAGTGCGTTACACGGAAGACCTGATTATTTGGCACTCATCGGAAATGAAGAGCTTTCTATTTCTAATATTCGTCTTCAGAAATCTCATGCAGTTCCTGATGTAGTGGTTGCGTTAGACGCTTTCAATCAACAAAATCAGAAATTTTATGGTGCTACAGTTACAGTTCCTATTCCGGTATTTTCAAGAAATCAAGGTGAAATTGCGAAAAGCATTGCAACAAAAAAACAAGCAGAAAAATCCAAAGAAGAGCTTTATTTGAATCTTACAAATGAGATTAAAATTTTAAGCGAAGAAATAAAAATACGTTATAGCGCCATAAAAAATATTAATCAAAATTCTATTATTAAGTCAACCGAGGCAATTAAGATTATGGAGCTTGCCTATAAAAGTGGTGGTGCGACACTCATTGAGTATATGGACACAAGAAGAGCGTTTAACGAGACAAGATTAATGCTGATAGATACACTTATGCAGTATGAAACTGTTCTATTTCGTTACAAATATTCTTTAGGATTTGACTTGAATCTAAATACCGAGTAA